The Campylobacter concisus sequence AAGCTACTTAGTGTTTTAAAATGCGATGAGAAATTTATCATAAGTGTACCTGACGGCGAAGAGTATAAAAATTTAAAGACGTTAGAGCAAATTTTAGAGCAGCTTTTTGTGAGTAAATTTGATCGCTCATCTACGCTAATCGCCTTTGGCGGTGGCGTCATAAGTGATATGACTGGCTTTGCGGCGAGCATCTATGAAAGGGGGATAAATTTCATAAATATCCCAACCACACTTCTAGCGCAAGTTGATGCAAGTGTGGGCGGAAAAACGGGTGTGAATAACAAATTTGGCAAAAATTTAATAGGCTCATTTTGTCAGCCAAAGGCGGTTTTTTGTGAGATAAATTTCTTAAAGACATTGCCAAAGAGAGAATTTGCAGCTGGTGTGGCTGAGGCTTTAAAAATGGCGATAACTTTTGACAAAGAGATGTTTGATTGGCTAAAGAGTGTAAAATTAGATGATGAAAATTTAGCCAAGCTAGTTGAGAAGTCGATAATTTTAAAAGCAAAAGTGGTTGAACAAGATGAGAAGGAAAAGGGGCTAAGAGCCATCCTAAACTACGGCCACACCTTTGCTCACGTTATAGAAAATGAGACAAATTATAAAGAATTTTTACACGGCGAAGCAGTAGCAATAGGTATGAATATGGCAAATCGCTTAAGCGTAAAACTAGGGCTCATGAGCGAGGCAGAAGCAGAGGATATCAAACAGGTTTTAGTGAAATTTGGCCTTCCAGTAAACTACAAAATAGAAAATGAATATGCATTTTACGAGGCATTTTTTATGGATAAAAAGACAAAAGATGATAAGATAAATTTTATCATTGCAGATAAAATCGGCAGTGCGATCATAAAAAATGACGTCAAAAAAGAAGACGTTTTAAAAATTTTAAGAGAATTTAAATGAAAAAGATCCTAGTTTTAATACTTTTTTGCTTTGCCCTTTACGCTGAGGAGAACATTACTCTTGAGCAAAATGGCTCACAAAATTTACAAAATAATGAGCTTGTAAAAGATATTTCAAATCTAGATAACTCCTTAAAAAACAATATCTGGATCACAAGATATGCTAACTATAACACTTATCAAAGGCTTATTGATGAGCTTGAAAAAAATGAAAATGAACTAAAGAAACTGGACAAAAGCTCAAGAAGAGGCAGCGATATCATAAAAAGAATCCAAACTCTAAAAGAGCAGATAAATTTACTAAAAGAGTATGAAAAAACGCCATTTTCAAATATGCTAGCAGCTCCTGAAATGGATACTCCACCAAGGATAACAAGTCCCGTTGCACTTATATCTGGCTTTTCGTATATCAAGAAGATAAAGAGCGATAAGATCGAGTATCAAAGGCATATAAAAGAGCTTGATACGCTTTTGGAAAAGCTTGAAACAAAAGAAAATTTGCTAAATAGACTAAATTTGATAGAAGAAAATGAGCAAAATAGAGAAAGCCTAAACTTAGTAAAACAAGAAATAGGCGACTTTAAAGCGGCAAAACAGATCGCTGATACAACTTATAATGTCTATGAAAAAAGAGCTGATGAGGCTATAAATTTAACAACCTCTGATATAAAAGCTCAGTTTTTAAGTATGGGCTATACAGCTATCATCATTCTTTTGACGATCGGGCTAACATTTATCGCTAAATTTATCGTTAAAAGAACAATTACCGATAATGAGAGATTTTACACGGTCAATAAATTTTTAAACGTTTTAAATATCACCGTTATCATCATAATCTTACTCTTTTCGTATATCGAAAATGTCACATATCTAGTAACCGTGCTAGGTTTTGCTTCAGCTGGTATTGCCATTGCGATGAAAGATATGTTTATGAGTATGCTTGGCTGGATGGTGATCATGTTTGGCGGCTCTATACATGTGGGTGACAGGATAAGGGTGCTTCATGATGGTAGTGAATTTGTAGGCGATGTGATCGATATCTCTTTGCTTAGGCTGACCGTTTTTGAGGATGTTAGCTACTCGACTTATAAGACAAACCGCCGTGCAGGTAGAATTATCTTTGTGCCAAATAACTATATCTTTACCGATCTCATTGCAAACTATGCTCATTATGGTATGAAGACTGTTTGGGATGGTATAGATATCGTTATAAGCTTTGATAGCAATCATAAAAAAGCTGTGTATCTAGCAAGAAATGTCGTTAAAAAATACTCAAAAGGCTACACTGATATCGCAAAACGTCAAATGAATAAACTAAGAAGTCAATACAGCATCAAAAATCCAAACGTCGAGCCAAGGATTTATACATTTTTTGAGCCTTATGGTATAAATGTCTCATGCTGGTATATGGCAAATTCTTATGCGACTTTGGCTCTTAGAAGTACTATTAGTGCAGAGATAATAGAAGCATTTTTAGCTCAAGATGATATAAAGATCGCTTATCCAACACAAACTATGTTTATAGGCAAAAAAGAAAATCCAAGCGATCACACCGCTCACAGCGAGCAAGAGAGCGAAAATTCTTAATGCAAAAGATATTTTTTAAAACATTTGGGTGTCGCACAAATATCTATGATACCGAGCTTTTAAAAAGCTACATCAAGGACTACGAGATCACAAACGACGAAGAGAGTGCTGATATTGTGGTCATAAACTCGTGCACTGTTACAAATTCTGCTGATAGTGGTGTCAGAAACTACATAAACGGCATAAAAAGGCGTGGGGCGAAGGTGGTGCTGACTGGATGTGGTGCGGTTAGCAAGGGTAAGGAGCTATTTAATAGCGGTATATTTGGCGTGCTTGGAGCTAGTAAAAAGAGTGATCTAAATGAGCTTTTAAAGCAAGAAAAGCCATTTTTTGAGCTTGGAAATTTAAACTCAGTCGATAAAAATATAGTTACAAATTACGAAAATCACACAAAGGCTTTTATAAAAATTCAGGAAGGTTGCAACTTTAACTGCAGCTACTGCATCATCCCTTCAGTGCGTGGCAAGGCTAGAAGCATGGATGAGGCTATGATTTTAAAAGAAGCTAGAATTTTAGCTCAAAACGGATATAATGAGTTTGTTCTAACTGGTACGAATATAGGCAGTTACGGCAAAGATACAAATAGCTCTCTTGGTAAGCTTTTAGCAAACTTGGGTAAAATTTCTGGCATAAGGCGCATTAGACTTGGAAGCATTGAGCCAAGCCAGATAGATGAGAGCTTTAGAGAAATTTTAAAAGAAGAGTGGCTGGAGCGTCATTTGCACATCGCACTTCAGCACACGAGTCAGGCTATGCTAAAGATCATGCGAAGACGAAATAACGCATTTAGTGATTTGGAACTTTTTAATGAGCTTAGCTCACTTGGCTTTGCCCTTGGCACGGACTACATCGTGGGTCATCCTGGTGAGAGTGAGGAGATATGGACAGAGGCTGTGGAAAATTTTAAGAAATTTCCTATCACACATCTGCACGCTTTTGTCTATTCGCCAAGGCGTGATACGCACTCAGCTATACTAAAAAGCGATGTTAGCGGTGATGTGGCAAAAAGTAGGCTAAAAATTTTACAAGGCATTGCTTTGCAAAATAATGAAAATTTTAGAAAAAAGCATAACGGAGCTTTAAAAATTTTAGTCGAGCAAAAAAATGGTGAGTTTTACGAGGGCTTTGATCAGTTTTACAACAAAGCTAAAATTTTAAGCCAAAAAGACATAACAAAAGAGTGGGTGGAGGTAAGCGAATATGAAGTTAAGCCAGATGCCAATTATACAAAAATTTAAATTTAATAAGAAAAATATCCTAATAATCGCAGCTATCGCATTAATCAGCGTGCTGTTATTTGCCGTTAGTAAAGAACCACGAAATATCACATATTCGCAATATATGCAGCTAATGGATGGAAATTTTATAGACCGCGCTGTAATCGATGACGATGAAGTCGTGCTTTATGCACAAAACAATCGTTTTTCTATTATAAAAGATGGCATCGATCTAAAAGAGCTTATTAAAAAAGTGCCTGTTGAAAAGACTAAGCAATACATCACTCCTGGCATGATCTGGGGATTTGTCATCTTTGTCTGCTTTGTGCTTTGGTACGCTTATATCTTTAGAAGTATCAGAAAAAAAGAGGAGAGCTTGCTTAGCAAAAAAGATGGCGCATTTGAGATAGAAAGCGTGCTAAATCAAAACACTATGCCAGTTATCTCAAATGTGAGATTTAGCGATGTGGCAGGCATTAGTGAGGTTAAAAGCGAGCTTAGCGAGATAGTTGATTTTCTAAAAAATCCACAAAAATATAGAAATTTTGGTATCAAAATGCCAAAAGGCGTGCTAATGATCGGCCCTCCAGGCGTTGGTAAGACGCTTGTGGCAAAGGCAGTTGCTGGTGAGGCAAATGTGCCATTTTTTTACCAAAATGGTGCTAGTTTTGTGCAAATTTATGTTGGCATGGGTGCAAAAAGAGTAAGAGAGCTTTTTAGCAAAGCTAAGTCTTATGCTCCGTCTATTATCTTTATCGATGAGATAGATGCTGTTGGAAAGAGCAGGGGTGGTACTAGAAACGACGAGCGAGAAGCCACTCTAAATCAGCTACTAACCGAGATGGATGGCTTTGAGGACAACTCTGGCGTCATCGTAATAGCTGCTACAAATAGGATCGAAATGATCGACGAGGCACTACTTAGATCGGGTCGTTTTGATAGGAGAATTTTTCTTTCGATGCCTGATTTTAACGATAGAGTGGCTATTTTAAATACTTATTTAAAAGATAAAAAATGTGACGTTTCAGCTGAAGATATTGCTAGAATGAGCGTTGGCTTTTCAGGTGCAGCACTTAGCACACTTGTAAATGAAGCTGCGATAAATGCTCTAAGAAATAATGAGAGCGTACTAAAAATAAGAGACTTTGAAGCTGTTTTAAATAAGGTCTTGCTCGGCAAGAAAAAGGTTTTAAGCTACAGCGAGAGCGAGAAAAAAATCCAAGCCGTCTATCAAGGTGCAAAGGCACTTAGTGCTTACTGGTTTGATGTGAAATTTGAAAAAATTTCACTCATTGAAGACCGCTTTATGGCAACCGAGCAAGAGATAGAGTCAAAGTCGCAGATGATATCTCGCATTAAAGTATTAATCTCTGGCATGTGTAAGCTTGAAATAGACGAAAATGATATTTTTTCAAACTCGAGCAATGATCTAAATTTAGCCAAAGAGATCGCATCAAAGATGGTTTATGAGTACGGTATGGGTAGCTCTTTTGTGCCAAATCCAAACGACGTCGAAGAGATCTTAAAACAGGCAAAAGAAGAGATTATGTCCTTTTTGAAAGGCACAAACGAGCAGATCGCAAAGATCAGCTCATATCTGCTGGCCTACGAGAGCGTAGATAAAGAAACACTGGCAAAAATTTTAAACGAAAACTATTAAAGGAGAAAAAGTGAAAGCAAAAATAGGCATACTAACACTCTCAGACCGCGCAAGCGAGGGCACATACGAAGACAAGTCGGGTCCTGCGATCAAAGAGGTGCTTGATAGCTGGATCGTGAGCGAGAGAGAGTACTTTTACGAGGTGATCCCAGATGAGTTTGAGTTGATAAAAGAGAGGCTCGTGCACATGGTAGACGTGCTTGGTTGCGACCTTGTACTAACGACTGGCGGCACTGGGCCAGCAGTGAGAGACGTTACGCCAGAGGCTACTGAGGCAGTTTGCGAGAAGATGATGCCAGGCTTTGGCGAGCTAATGAGAGCTGCAAGCTTGCAATACGTCCCAACAGCGATCCTATCGCGCCAAACAGCAGGTATTAGAGGCCATGCGCTCATTATAAATTTACCAGGACAGCCAAAAGCGATAAAAGAGTGCTTGGAGCCGGTATTTCCAGCGGTGCCATACTGCATTGACTTGATTGAGGGAGCATTTATTGAGACTGATGAAAATGTGATGGAAGTCTTTCGTCCAAAACAAAAGAAAATTTCTTAAATCAGTTTAATTTTAAAGCCACTGCTTTTATGAATAGGCAGTGGCTTTTATTAAAATTTAGTTTTTTATGTGGTAGTTGATTTTAAGCTAGAGATTGGGCTTTATGTAGGTTATATCTCTGATGTTTAGCTGTGTTTGTTGTTTACTTCTTGATGCTTTTATGCTCTTACTATATGTGTTGCCAGACCTTAGCGCTACTTATACTCGATATAAATTGGTTATATCACTAGAAAAATTAGTAAAATTTTATGTATTATTTTATATAAAAATTTAAGCACTATAAGCTAAATTTGCTCGTTTTTACTCTCTGCTATCTTTTTTATAAGCTGCTCTATATCGCCGTTCATTACTAGGCTCATAAAACAAACGCCACTTGCTCCAGCTTTTATAGTCTCTTTGTAGTTTTTACTATTTAGTCCGCCAAGTGCGTAAATTTCTTTATCAAGACTTTTTAGCTCGTTTATAAAATTTACCCCTTTTGGTTCTAAGCCTTCCTTGCAAGAGGTGATAAATATATGAGAAGCTACGAGCACGTCAGCGATAGAGGCTGAAATTTTAGCCTGCTCTAGGTCGTGAGCTGGGGCGTAAATTTTTGCTGTTTTTCTAAATTCATCTAAAAAAACGCTGTGATTTTTAAAAAAATCAAGCTGCGCCGAAGTGAGCCAAAAGTCACTTTTTAGCTTGCAAGCTATGTCAAAAAACTGATTAATGATAAATTTCTTGCGGTGGTTTTCACAAATTTGAGCCACAACCCTGGCAAGATCGTAAAAATCAGCTTCACCAAGCCCCTTTGCACGAAGTAAAATTTCATCCACGCCAGCCTTGCAAAGTAGCTGTATCCTCTTTAAAAAGTCATCGCCCTCATAGCTTTCAAAATTAGCCACGCAGAGAATTTTAAACATAGACATACTCGCTCATCAAAGGCTCTAAACCGTTTGCTTTTATCATAGCTTTGATCTCGTCCACGCTTCTGTCGTCGCTTATCTCAAACTGCTCGTCGCCCTTTTTCTCTTCGCCGTGAGCGCCAATGCTTACTTTTACGCCAGCGCTTATCTTATTTGCGGCGATCTTTATGGCGTTGTCGCGAAATTTCGCCTTTTCTCTAGTTGAGATAGTTATGATGGCTGTTGGCATGAAAATTCTATAAGCGCAGATCACTTGCAAAAGCTCGCACTCGCCCACGTCACGTGGATTGATGCGGTCGTTGTTTATGATAGGGCGAAGCCTTGGGCATGAAAATGCGATCTCAGCGTGCGGATACTTTTTTTGAATGAGGCTTGCATGAAGTGCGGTCGCAAAGGCGTCAAGCCTAAAGTCATCTATGCCAAGAAGTGCTGCAAAACCGACCCCTCTCATACCTCCAAGAAGCGCTCGCTCTTGCGCATTTATGCGGTATGGGAAAATTCTTTTATTGCCGCCAAGGTGGATTTTCTCGTATTTTGTGGGATTATAGGTCTCTTGAAAGACGGTCACGTAGTCCACACCGCTTTTATGAAGCAGAGCGTAGCCGTCTGAATTTAGCGGGTAAATTTCAACCCCAACGACTTTAAAAAATTTCTTTGCCAAAGCGCAGGCATTTGCGATATAAGCGACACTTGAGTTGGTCTCGCTCTCGCCAGTTAGTATTAAAATTTCCTCTAAGCCGCTTTTTGAAATTTCTTTTAGCTCCCTTGTGATCTCTTCATCACTTAGTTTTGCCCTTTTTATTTTATTGTTGGCGTTAAATCCGCAGTAAACGCAGAGATTGTCGCAGTAGTTTGCTATGTAAAGTGGGGTAAAAAGTGTGATATTTGAGCCAAAATTTGCTCTTGTTTTTGCCTGAGCGAGCTGGGCGATCGGCTCTAAAAATGGCGCTGCAGCAGGCGAGAGTAGGGCTTTTAGGTTTTCAAGCGAGCAGTGTTTTGCATTAAGAGCTGCTTTTACGTCAGCTTCGCTGTAAATTTCTGGTTTGTAGCAAGCTCGCTCTTTTAAAATCTTATCCATAATGTCGCTACCAACGTCCTGCATGTGTGGCAGCAGTTTCATGTGATCGGTTCTAGTAAATTTCATCAGTCTAAAAATCCAGTGAGCGGCGATGAGGCGTTTGCGCTTTTGCTCTTTGCACCAAGGCCTGCTAGATAGGCGTTGCGACCAGCGATGATCGCCTCTTTGAAGGCTCTTGCCATGAGCGGGATATTTTTTGATGAGGCGATGGCAGTGTTTGCCATGATCGCAGCCGCTCCCATCTCCATAGCTTCGCACGCTTGCGAAGGCCTGCCAATGCCTGCATCTACGATGATCTGCGTATCAAGCTCGTTTATCAAAATCTCAATGATATCTTTAAAAACTAGCCCTTGGTTTGAGCCGATGGGCGCAGCTAAAGGCATTATGCAGCTTGCTCCTGCACTCAGCATCGCTCTTGCGGCATTTAGATCAGGAAACATATAAGGCATCGGCACAAAGCCGTCATTTGCCAAAGCTTCGCATGCTTTTATCGTCTCAGCGTTGTCTGGAAAGAGAAATTTAGAGTCAGTGATGATCTCAATCTTCACAAGTTCACCACATCCAAGCTCCCGTGCTAGCTGGGCGATGCGAACGGCCTCTTTGGCGTTTCTAGCGCCACTTGTGTTTGGTAAAAGCGTGACGCCCTTTGGGATAAAGTCAAGTATATTTCGCTCTTTACTCTCGTTTATGCGTCTAAGAGCAAGGGTTAAAATTTCTGCCCCAGCCTCGTTTACAGCGGAGTCTATAAGCTCGTGCGAGTACTTGCCAGAGCCAAGGATAAAGCGGCTTTTAAACTCCTTGCCGCCAAGGATCAAACTATCATTTTGCACTTACGCCTCCAAGCCCATAAGTAGTCTAATGGCTAAATTTGCTTGGTGGTTTGCGCAGATTGCAACGCGTGGTGCCATGAGCCCTTGACCGATCTTCGCCTCATTTGTGAGGTCACCGCACAGATAGACATTTTTGGCAAATTTTATGGTTTTTATGAGATTTGAGCTAAAGTGTCCAGCCATGCCAGAAGCGCCGATGATTTTTTTATCTTTTAGGCTAGCTCCTGCTTCGTTTAGTATCATCGCCTTGCCAGCGACGTTATCAAAGGCTTCGCACAAAATTTTACACTCGCCAAAGATGTTTGCCACGTTTTTTTCATCCAAAAATATATCGTGAGTCTCGACCTCGACAAAGGGATTTACGTCATTTATCAGCTCTTTTAGCGCTTGCGTCTTTTGCATGCCGATGTGGCGGACGAAATACTGCTGGCGGTTTAGATTGCTTGGCTCAACGACGTCAAAGTCGGCAAGCACTAGCTTTTTTACGCCAACTCTAGCTAGGCTTAGCGCGATATTTGAGCCAAGGCCGCCAAGTCCAGCCACGCCGATCACCGCTTTACTTAGGGCTAAATTTAGCTCAGGGCTGTTTCGTGAGGCGATCATCGAGCGTAAAATTTCACGCTCAGGCATCACGCCACGCCTTATAAAGACAACATTTGAGCCATCTTTTAGCTCGCTATCTTCTTTTATAGCAAAGCCATCAACGATAAAAATGTCTGGCTTTGTCGCGTTAAATTTCTCTAAAAATTTATAAATTTCACTCTCTTTATCGCCAAGCGCAAGCTCTTTTAGCTCGCCAAGGCTTTTTGCTGGCACTTTAAATTTTGTGCCATTTAAAACTACCTCTATCATTTTCTCCTCATCCACCGCCAACTAAAGTGACGATCTCATAAGCTTTGCCCTCGCTCATGAAGCGCTCACGCCAAAGCTTTTTTGGCAAAATTTCTCCGTCTCGCTCAAGGGCTATAAATTTAAGCTCATAGCCATTTTGAGCTAAAAAATCATAAACATTTATATCGTTTTCAAGCTCGAAGTTTTTGCCATTTACTCTAAATTTGATCATTAAATTTTGTAGCTTTTTACAAAATTTGCGATCCTCTCGATCGCTTTTTTTATGCTCTCGATGTCTGTCGCAAAAGAAATTCTAAAATATCCATCCATACCAAAGCCCACACCTGGCACGGTGGCTACATTTGCCTCTTCAAGCATCTTTTTGCAAAATCTAAGTGAGTCGCCGTCTACGTCTTTGCATTTTACAAATAGATAAAACGCGCCATCAGGCTTAACTACGCTTAGCCCAGGGATAGCATTTATCATCTCAACTGCCACATCGCGTCTTTTTTCATACTCTTTTCTCATGTTTTCGATATCTTCATCTGTTTCGCCAAGAAGCGACGGGATAGCGCCGATTTGCACGATCGAGCTGATGTTACTTGTGCTTTGGCTTTGAAGCTTTTTGATGCCAGCGATGAGCCAGTCCATCGAGCTTGCTATGTAGCCAAATCTCCAGCCAGGCATCGCTCCACACTTGCTTAGGCCGTTTATCGTGACCGTTCTTTTAAAAAGATCCTCGCTTACCGAGGCTACTGCGTGAAATTTCTTGCCATAGATCACTTTTTCATAAATTTCATCGCTTGTGATGATGATATCACTGCCCTTTAAAACCTCTCCAAATGCCGCGATCTCATCTTTTGTATATACAGCTCCAGTTGGGTTTGTCGGGTGATTTAGTGAAAAGACTTTTGTTTTTGGCGTGATCGCTTTTTTTAGCTGCTCGGCTGTGACTTTGAAATTTGTGCTCTCGTCCGCCTCTATAAATACAGGCACACCGCCACAAAATTTAACGATCTCAGGATAACTCACCCAGTATGGAGAAGGGATGATGACCTCATCGCCTGGGTTGATAAGCGCTTGAAATACATTAAAAAGTGAGTGCTTTGCGCCGATATTTGTGACGATTTGATTTGCTTTATAGTCAAGCCCATTATCTCTTTTTAGCTTTGCTCTAATGGCATCAATGACCTCAGGTAGGCCTGGCACTGGCGTGTATTTGCCGCTTTTGCTATCGTTATCAAGTGCGTTTTTTACAGTTTCTCTTATCTTTTTTGGAGTCATAAAGTCAGGCTCACCAGCTGAAAGCGAGATCACGTCGATGCCAGCAGCCTTCATTTCTTTGGCCTTTGTGCTGATCGCGATTGTGATTGATTCGCTCAATGTTTGCATTCTGTTTGCTAGTTGCATTTTCGTCCTTTTTAGTTGATTGTCTTTAAGTAGCTATTATCATTTAAAAATAGATAAAGTTCGCCCAAAATTTGCTTCTTTTGTGTTTCGTTTATCAGAGTTGATTTCTCTAAGCGCTCATTTAGAGTGTCTTGGATCTCATAGATATCGTAGTCCATGTCCTCCATGATATCAAGGATCGACTGGCTCTCTAGTAAATTTGTAATCTTGTAGCCATCACTTGTTATCTCAATCGTAGCTTCTGTTGGATGAGTAAAGAGGTTATGCTTCATGCCGATCACCTCTTGATATGCGCCAACTAGGAAAAATCCCAAGAAATAATCCTCCTTCTCCACATCCACGTCGTGCAAAAGCAGTGGGTTTTTCTCATCGTCATAGCTGATCTCGCCGTCGCTATCGCAGGTGATGTCCCAGATCGAAGCTGGCAAAGTAGGGCGTTCATCAAGCCTATCAAGTGGCATGATAGGGAAATTTTGCTTTAGCCCCCAAAAGTCAGGCAAGCTTTGAAAGATTGAAAAATTTAGTAGGTATCTCTCTTGGACCTCTTTTTGAATTTTGGCCAGATCGCTTGAGTTGCTCTTGTTGCCAAGCATCACGACAGCCTTTTTACTAATTAGCCTTAAAAGCACCTCTGCGTTTGATCTATCTTGAAGATCGACATAGCCTAGATCAAAGAGTGTTAAAACGCTTTCTGTGTGATGGATGGCGTCGTGCAGGTATTCTAGGGCGTTTGAAGGTTTGATTGATTTATAAAGATCGACTAGCTCGGTTATTAAATTTGGATTGTTTTTCTTTAAATTTAGCTTCTCTTCGGTGTATTCTTGAGAAAATAGCTCAAGCACAGGAGCGACCAAAAGTGCGTGAGAAGCGGCGATGTAGCGACCCGACTCTATGAAAATATCTGGCTCGATCTCCTTTTTTTGCTCACTTATGGTTTTAAGCATATAAACAACGTCGTTTGCATATTCGTTTAGTGTGTAGTTTCTGCTGCTTTCTTCTTTAAACTGCGAGTATTCTATCGCAAGACCACCACCTAAATTTATAGCTTTTAAATTTGAGGCACCCATTTTTCTAAGCTCAGCGTAGATGTTACCAGCTTCAATGAGTGCCTTTTTGAGCGGATGGATCTCGCTTATTTGAGAGCCGATGTGAAAGTGTATCATTGTGAAGTTTTCAAGTAAATTTGCCTTTTTTAGCATCTTTACAGCTTCTATCAGCTCGGTTGATGTTAGGCCAAATTTAGAGTGTATGCCACCACTTTTAGCCCAAAGCCCCGATCCTGTCGAGTGTAGTCTTACTCTAAGTCCGATCTTTGGTTTTGGTTTAAAGCGCTCTTTTGCGATGGCGATTATCGCTTCAAGCTCGTTTAAGCCTTCAATCGTTAGTGTGATGTTGTGCCCCATTTCAGCGGCGATAAAGCCTATATTTATCATCTCTTTATCTTTAAAACCATTTACGGTTATGGGAGCTTTTTCGTTATTGTAAGCCATAGTTAAAAGTAACTCAGCCTTACTGCCAGCTTCAAGGCCGTAGTTGTAGGGTTTGCCAAGGCGGACTAAATTTTTTACAAAGC is a genomic window containing:
- the aroB gene encoding 3-dehydroquinate synthase; protein product: MQINLNLREKASVYKIYINELEKLELKGKVGIVTNAKVAGLHLEKLLSVLKCDEKFIISVPDGEEYKNLKTLEQILEQLFVSKFDRSSTLIAFGGGVISDMTGFAASIYERGINFINIPTTLLAQVDASVGGKTGVNNKFGKNLIGSFCQPKAVFCEINFLKTLPKREFAAGVAEALKMAITFDKEMFDWLKSVKLDDENLAKLVEKSIILKAKVVEQDEKEKGLRAILNYGHTFAHVIENETNYKEFLHGEAVAIGMNMANRLSVKLGLMSEAEAEDIKQVLVKFGLPVNYKIENEYAFYEAFFMDKKTKDDKINFIIADKIGSAIIKNDVKKEDVLKILREFK
- a CDS encoding mechanosensitive ion channel domain-containing protein, translating into MKKILVLILFCFALYAEENITLEQNGSQNLQNNELVKDISNLDNSLKNNIWITRYANYNTYQRLIDELEKNENELKKLDKSSRRGSDIIKRIQTLKEQINLLKEYEKTPFSNMLAAPEMDTPPRITSPVALISGFSYIKKIKSDKIEYQRHIKELDTLLEKLETKENLLNRLNLIEENEQNRESLNLVKQEIGDFKAAKQIADTTYNVYEKRADEAINLTTSDIKAQFLSMGYTAIIILLTIGLTFIAKFIVKRTITDNERFYTVNKFLNVLNITVIIIILLFSYIENVTYLVTVLGFASAGIAIAMKDMFMSMLGWMVIMFGGSIHVGDRIRVLHDGSEFVGDVIDISLLRLTVFEDVSYSTYKTNRRAGRIIFVPNNYIFTDLIANYAHYGMKTVWDGIDIVISFDSNHKKAVYLARNVVKKYSKGYTDIAKRQMNKLRSQYSIKNPNVEPRIYTFFEPYGINVSCWYMANSYATLALRSTISAEIIEAFLAQDDIKIAYPTQTMFIGKKENPSDHTAHSEQESENS
- the mtaB gene encoding tRNA (N(6)-L-threonylcarbamoyladenosine(37)-C(2))-methylthiotransferase MtaB; translation: MQKIFFKTFGCRTNIYDTELLKSYIKDYEITNDEESADIVVINSCTVTNSADSGVRNYINGIKRRGAKVVLTGCGAVSKGKELFNSGIFGVLGASKKSDLNELLKQEKPFFELGNLNSVDKNIVTNYENHTKAFIKIQEGCNFNCSYCIIPSVRGKARSMDEAMILKEARILAQNGYNEFVLTGTNIGSYGKDTNSSLGKLLANLGKISGIRRIRLGSIEPSQIDESFREILKEEWLERHLHIALQHTSQAMLKIMRRRNNAFSDLELFNELSSLGFALGTDYIVGHPGESEEIWTEAVENFKKFPITHLHAFVYSPRRDTHSAILKSDVSGDVAKSRLKILQGIALQNNENFRKKHNGALKILVEQKNGEFYEGFDQFYNKAKILSQKDITKEWVEVSEYEVKPDANYTKI
- a CDS encoding ATP-dependent metallopeptidase FtsH/Yme1/Tma family protein, with product MKLSQMPIIQKFKFNKKNILIIAAIALISVLLFAVSKEPRNITYSQYMQLMDGNFIDRAVIDDDEVVLYAQNNRFSIIKDGIDLKELIKKVPVEKTKQYITPGMIWGFVIFVCFVLWYAYIFRSIRKKEESLLSKKDGAFEIESVLNQNTMPVISNVRFSDVAGISEVKSELSEIVDFLKNPQKYRNFGIKMPKGVLMIGPPGVGKTLVAKAVAGEANVPFFYQNGASFVQIYVGMGAKRVRELFSKAKSYAPSIIFIDEIDAVGKSRGGTRNDEREATLNQLLTEMDGFEDNSGVIVIAATNRIEMIDEALLRSGRFDRRIFLSMPDFNDRVAILNTYLKDKKCDVSAEDIARMSVGFSGAALSTLVNEAAINALRNNESVLKIRDFEAVLNKVLLGKKKVLSYSESEKKIQAVYQGAKALSAYWFDVKFEKISLIEDRFMATEQEIESKSQMISRIKVLISGMCKLEIDENDIFSNSSNDLNLAKEIASKMVYEYGMGSSFVPNPNDVEEILKQAKEEIMSFLKGTNEQIAKISSYLLAYESVDKETLAKILNENY
- the mog gene encoding molybdopterin adenylyltransferase — its product is MKAKIGILTLSDRASEGTYEDKSGPAIKEVLDSWIVSEREYFYEVIPDEFELIKERLVHMVDVLGCDLVLTTGGTGPAVRDVTPEATEAVCEKMMPGFGELMRAASLQYVPTAILSRQTAGIRGHALIINLPGQPKAIKECLEPVFPAVPYCIDLIEGAFIETDENVMEVFRPKQKKIS
- a CDS encoding thiamine phosphate synthase, producing the protein MFKILCVANFESYEGDDFLKRIQLLCKAGVDEILLRAKGLGEADFYDLARVVAQICENHRKKFIINQFFDIACKLKSDFWLTSAQLDFFKNHSVFLDEFRKTAKIYAPAHDLEQAKISASIADVLVASHIFITSCKEGLEPKGVNFINELKSLDKEIYALGGLNSKNYKETIKAGASGVCFMSLVMNGDIEQLIKKIAESKNEQI
- the thiH gene encoding 2-iminoacetate synthase ThiH, with protein sequence MKFTRTDHMKLLPHMQDVGSDIMDKILKERACYKPEIYSEADVKAALNAKHCSLENLKALLSPAAAPFLEPIAQLAQAKTRANFGSNITLFTPLYIANYCDNLCVYCGFNANNKIKRAKLSDEEITRELKEISKSGLEEILILTGESETNSSVAYIANACALAKKFFKVVGVEIYPLNSDGYALLHKSGVDYVTVFQETYNPTKYEKIHLGGNKRIFPYRINAQERALLGGMRGVGFAALLGIDDFRLDAFATALHASLIQKKYPHAEIAFSCPRLRPIINNDRINPRDVGECELLQVICAYRIFMPTAIITISTREKAKFRDNAIKIAANKISAGVKVSIGAHGEEKKGDEQFEISDDRSVDEIKAMIKANGLEPLMSEYVYV
- a CDS encoding thiazole synthase codes for the protein MQNDSLILGGKEFKSRFILGSGKYSHELIDSAVNEAGAEILTLALRRINESKERNILDFIPKGVTLLPNTSGARNAKEAVRIAQLARELGCGELVKIEIITDSKFLFPDNAETIKACEALANDGFVPMPYMFPDLNAARAMLSAGASCIMPLAAPIGSNQGLVFKDIIEILINELDTQIIVDAGIGRPSQACEAMEMGAAAIMANTAIASSKNIPLMARAFKEAIIAGRNAYLAGLGAKSKSANASSPLTGFLD